A single Penaeus vannamei isolate JL-2024 chromosome 22, ASM4276789v1, whole genome shotgun sequence DNA region contains:
- the LOC113825649 gene encoding uncharacterized protein, giving the protein MKREERDTDKELEREREGVKGYIRPPPTPSPNVSWMTTLVLIYILLFVAPALPQGYYQPVQTGAVFDKGRCGPGQLRHVTGRCVTPRVSRRVYLFEVPALPPRSHLPPPHIPEPTVEVTDMLIKIPEGGQTPPPIIVPPPKQRDVLYVLNKQTQQDQQVIEVPAPLSFNHEVYFVDYADGDNPTLPSGFDLAEALRAASLQHAPLLIDGVSSLHRNSQGGSSGLLTEGTFSNIFPGKFSLDFDDTDFPVNEIPSISSLADLDSSLTAVLNGHDDIGFNPDQLLADGGSPGNNGIYDTTFDIEFDFENNEFAIHGPSEIARPPAPIPIRPPASIEYPE; this is encoded by the exons atgaagagagaagagagagacacagataaagagttggagagagagagagagggagtgaaaggataTATAAGACCTCCACCTACCCCGTCACCCAATGTTTCCTGGATGACGACGCTG GTCCTGATATACATCCTTCTCTTCGTTGCACCTGCTTTGCCCCAGGGCTACTACCAGCCCGTACAAACAGGTGCAGTATTTGACAAGGGACGATGCGGCCCTGGGCAACTACGACACGTCACCGGCAGATGCGTTACTCCACGCGTCAGTCgtcgtgtgtatttgtttgaagTTCCAGCATTGCCGCCCCGCTCCCACCTTCCTCCGCCTCATATTCCAGAGCCAACCGTAGAAGTTACCGACATGCTCATAAAGATCCCAGAAGGAGGACAAACACCACCTCCTATCATCGTACCCCCTCCGAAACAGCGAGATGTCCTGTACGTTCTTAACAAGCAGACCCAACAGGACCAACAGGTGATCGAAGTCccagcccctctctctttcaaccacGAGGTTTACTTCGTTGACTACGCGGACGGCGACAACCCAACTTTGCCGAGTGGATTTGATCTGGCGGAAGCACTGAGAGCCGCATCACTACAACATGCCCCTCTGCTTATTGACGGCGTTTCATCCCTTCATCGCAACAGCCAGGGTGGAAGCAGTGGCTTACTCACCGAGGGAACTTTCTCTAACATTTTCCCTGGCAAGTTCAGTCTCGACTTTGATGACACAGATTTTCCTGTTAACGAAATTCCAAGTATATCTAGCCTCGCTGACTTGGATTCGAGTCTTACGGCCGTTTTGAATGGTCACGATGATATTGGATTCAATCCCGACCAATTGCTTGCCGATGGCGGGAGTCCTGGGAATAATGGGATATACGACACCACCTTTGAtattgaatttgattttgaaaataatgaatTCGCTATTCATGGCCCATCGGAAATAGCGAGGCCACCAGCGCCCATTCCTATACGCCCACCGGCAAGCATCGAATACCCTGAGTAA